The DNA sequence TCTTCTCTCCGAAACAGGGAATTGTTTTCCGCAAGTTGCGTTCACGTAAATCAGCAGCTGCTTAAGCTGCTTTAAAAATTAAAACAAAGGAGAATTAGAAACAAATGAGACGTTTTTTCCAATTATCCATTCTGACACTCGTGACAATCTTCTTGCTCGCTGCCTGTAGCAATGACAATGATAAAACATCGGGCAAAAACGGCAAGCTTAAAGTCGTCACCTCCTTCACAATTCTTGCGGATATGGCGCACGAAATTGGCGGTGATAAAGTCGAAGTCCATAACTTAGTTCCGACTGGTACGGACCCGCATGAATATGAGCCTCTGCCAAAAGACATCAAAGCAGCAACAGATGCAGATGTTCTGTTTTACAACGGTTTGAATCTTGAAGGTGGCAAGAGCGGCTGGTTCCATAAAATGATTGAAACCGCAGGCCAGCCCGAAAACAAAGTATTTAAAGTAACAGAACGTGTCAAACCGATGTATTTGCAAACGGAAGGTGAAGAAGGCGAAATCAATCCCCATGCATTCATCGACCCTGCCGTTGGTGTAAAAATGGCAGAGGATATGACAAAAGCATTTGTAAAAGTCGATCCGGACCGCAAAGACCATTATGAGAAGCGTGGCAAGGAATATGTTGAACGCCTGAAAGCAATTGACAAGGAGTATACTGAGAAGATTAATGAGATCCCTGAGAAAAACCGTATACTCGTGACAAGCGAACGCGCCTTCCAGTATATGACGAGCCATTACGGTCTCGAAGAAGCATTCATTTGGGAAATTGACACTGAAGAAAATGGTTCACCAAAGCAAATTAAAGACCTAGTCAACTTTATTAAAAAACATGATGTTCCTGTTCTCTTCATTGAATCGAATGTAGACCGTCGTCCAATGGAAACTGTTTCAAAGGAAACCGGCGTACCATTCTCCAAGAAGCCA is a window from the Aciduricibacillus chroicocephali genome containing:
- a CDS encoding metal ABC transporter solute-binding protein, Zn/Mn family, whose translation is MRRFFQLSILTLVTIFLLAACSNDNDKTSGKNGKLKVVTSFTILADMAHEIGGDKVEVHNLVPTGTDPHEYEPLPKDIKAATDADVLFYNGLNLEGGKSGWFHKMIETAGQPENKVFKVTERVKPMYLQTEGEEGEINPHAFIDPAVGVKMAEDMTKAFVKVDPDRKDHYEKRGKEYVERLKAIDKEYTEKINEIPEKNRILVTSERAFQYMTSHYGLEEAFIWEIDTEENGSPKQIKDLVNFIKKHDVPVLFIESNVDRRPMETVSKETGVPFSKKPIYSDEIGQAGDEVDTYVKYLNYNIKLIHDELSEK